One window of Hymenobacter sp. BRD128 genomic DNA carries:
- the pyrF gene encoding orotidine-5'-phosphate decarboxylase — MQKLLTRVAQANTLLCVGLDPTGSDEDVTRRLPQVIAETAPYAAAFKPNLAFFLSRGNGTQLLRQVVAAVPDGIPVILDGKFGDIANTAMHYAQFAYDVVGVDAVTVNPYMGADAVVPFARPGKFVFALAKTSNHSPIQEAELASGEPVSEFTAKLLADLDATHGNIGLVAGATDAAALGRLRQLCPTQWFLVPGIGAQGGDLASVMKAGLLADGGGLLINASRSIWQAEDSAAAARELMNEINEHRAVAV, encoded by the coding sequence ATGCAAAAGCTCCTCACTCGCGTTGCCCAGGCCAATACGCTGCTCTGCGTGGGCCTCGACCCCACCGGCTCCGACGAAGACGTGACGCGCCGCCTGCCGCAGGTCATCGCCGAAACCGCGCCCTACGCCGCTGCCTTCAAGCCTAATCTGGCCTTCTTCCTGAGCCGGGGCAACGGCACGCAGCTCTTGCGCCAAGTGGTGGCCGCCGTGCCCGATGGCATCCCGGTTATCCTCGATGGCAAGTTTGGCGACATCGCCAACACGGCCATGCACTACGCGCAGTTTGCCTACGACGTGGTAGGCGTCGATGCCGTGACGGTGAACCCCTACATGGGCGCCGATGCGGTGGTGCCCTTCGCCCGCCCCGGCAAGTTCGTCTTCGCCCTGGCCAAAACCTCGAACCATTCGCCCATTCAGGAGGCGGAGCTAGCCAGCGGCGAGCCCGTGAGCGAGTTCACGGCCAAACTGCTCGCTGACCTCGACGCCACCCACGGCAACATTGGCCTTGTGGCCGGCGCTACCGACGCGGCGGCCCTAGGCCGCCTGCGCCAGTTGTGCCCCACGCAGTGGTTTCTGGTGCCCGGCATAGGCGCGCAAGGCGGCGACTTGGCCTCGGTAATGAAAGCGGGCCTGCTGGCCGACGGCGGCGGGCTGCTGATTAATGCTTCGCGCAGCATCTGGCAAGCCGAGGATTCGGCAGCAGCAGCGCGGGAGCTTATGAACGAGATTAATGAGCACCGCGCAGTAGCTGTTTAA
- the pyrE gene encoding orotate phosphoribosyltransferase, whose product MTNQLTPDLPAAEVATILEAQLREEGALLNGHFKLSSGLHSDTYVQCARFLRKPDLAAPAMAVLAQRLREAGLVPDTVVGPAMGGVVVSYELARQLGVPSLFTERDANGEMTLRRGFTLSPGERVVIAEDVVTTGKSTLEVARVLKEMGVEVLAVASLIDRTNGKAGLPFPNFALLPVQAAVFAADAVPEHLAGIPAVKPGSRPDAK is encoded by the coding sequence ATGACCAACCAACTTACCCCCGACCTCCCCGCCGCTGAAGTCGCTACCATCCTCGAAGCGCAGCTGCGCGAAGAAGGTGCGCTCCTGAACGGGCATTTCAAGCTCTCGTCGGGGCTGCACTCGGATACCTACGTGCAGTGCGCCCGCTTTTTGCGCAAGCCCGACCTGGCCGCGCCCGCGATGGCGGTGCTGGCCCAGCGCCTGCGCGAGGCTGGCCTGGTGCCCGACACGGTGGTAGGCCCCGCGATGGGCGGCGTGGTGGTGAGCTACGAGCTGGCCCGGCAGCTGGGCGTGCCGTCGCTTTTTACCGAGCGCGATGCGAATGGCGAAATGACTCTGCGGCGCGGCTTTACGCTGAGCCCCGGCGAGCGGGTAGTAATTGCCGAAGACGTAGTTACGACTGGCAAAAGCACCCTCGAAGTAGCGCGGGTGTTGAAGGAAATGGGGGTTGAAGTACTCGCAGTGGCCTCTTTAATTGACCGTACGAATGGGAAAGCTGGCCTTCCGTTCCCGAACTTTGCGCTGTTGCCGGTGCAGGCGGCCGTGTTCGCGGCCGATGCGGTGCCGGAACACCTGGCCGGGATTCCGGCCGTGAAGCCGGGCAGTCGGCCCGATGCCAAATAA